CTGGGTACTCTGACCTCCGCTGGGAGGACCAGGAGAAGGTCAAAAAGGCCATTGAAAGTGGTGGAGCCGCAGGAGGTCAGTACTCGCCTTCTAGCTTTTGACTTGCGTCTTAATGGATTGTTACAATATTATATTGCCGCacactgtgtgtacagtgtgtatccACGGAGACCGATTGGCAAACATAGCTAATAACGTTTTATATTTGTACACAGAGGGCCTCGTGCTTTCATATAACAGCTTAGTGAACATTGTTCTTTCACACAGGCGTAgagtcaaacacacattattacAGCGCAGCAGCAACTCACTGCCAGCAGTGAATAGATGCCCCTATACTCAAAAATCATTAAGATGTGGGAAAAGATTGTTTCCTCGGGTTTGAaatttagtctgtttttttcacatttttattagtgaaaaaaatatatagattcATAGAAAATTAATTTAACTTCACAGCCATATGTGGTGTTTATAGAATAGTGGTAGTATTTGTtctaataaattatatttatccTCAGAAATGTTGCATATATCtgtagttttttattattttagtattactcttgttttgttttttttttcattaaaattggATAACTTCCCTCTTGTAGGAAAAGGGGACCAGAAGAGTGGAGCAAAAGGAGAGAAGACGCTGAATGACTTTGCAGTTGAATATGCCAAGTCAAACCGCAGCACATGCAAAGGCTGTGAGCAGAAAATAGATAAGGTTAGCAGccacttttatttcacacaggAAAACTGTGTAATATAAATACTAACAGATTACTCAATATgacatatatattatacattatgtAAGGTTTATGGGGTTTTTCTATTGTGTCTGAGTCTGTGATCCTCTGGCCTCTCCTTCAGGATCACATCCGCATATCCAAGAAAACTGTGGACCCAGAGAAGCCTCAGCTGGGTCTGATCGACCGCTGGTACCACACAGCGTGTTTCGTGAACCGCCGGGAGGAACTGGCCTTCAAGCCTGAATACACCGCCGCCCAGCTGAAGGGCTTCAACGCGCTACGGACAGAAGACAAGGAGGAACTTAAGAAGAGGCTCCCCACTGTCAAAACCGAAGGGTGAGACGTAGAAGAAGGGATAACGTTCTTTTGTGCAGGTTGGGTATTTAGAGCAATGTGAAGCCTGGTCAGGTTTGGTGTGTGTTCTGGTCAGCCGCCCCCTCTCTGCCATCACCATTGGTGACATTTGAAGCCTCCCTGTCTCCCACCATCCTGCAGCACAAGAAAATCGCCTTAAAGGTGTCCCTGAAAGCTCTCATAGTGTACGCGTACAGGAAGGGGTTGACGGCAGAGTTGGCATGCGACAGGATGATGGcggtgagcagcagctctaGCGGCACAGGGCAGCGtgggcagagcagcaggaagcagttGATTACGTGGAGCGGCATCCAGCAGacagtgaagaggaagagaaccAGAAAAAGCGAAGTGGCGGTCTTCATCTCTCGGCGCGTACTGGCTGCGGCCCTCACTTGTCCCTCCCCTCTGCCACCTTGCTCAGCTGCGATGCGCCTCATCTGCCGCTTCACCGTGACAAATATTTGGGCGTAGATGAGAAACATGATCACCAACGGGGTCAGCACACATGCAAAGAAGTTGAAATAGACCATGTAGGTCATGTCCACCACCAAGACAAAGAAACAGTAGCCTGAGTCAGGTGGTGTCTTGTGCCAGCCCATCAGAGGCACAAGCCCAATGAGAAAGGCCAGCAGCCACGTGGTCAGGATCAGGAACAGAGCGTTGCGAGGCCTCATCAGGGCGTGGTAGCGGAAGGGCATGAAGATGGCCACGTAGCGCTCCACAGCCACGGCGAGCAGGCTGAAGATGGAGCTCTGGGTGAACATGATTAAAACACTCAGCATGAGCAGACACAGGTAGAGGTTGTGACGCGGTAAACCGACATCAGTCAGGATGGCGCAGGGAATGGCTATCGTGCCCACACAGATGTCTGCAACTGCAAGCGAGACCAGGAAGTAGTTGGTGACGGTGCGCAACTTGCGGTTGAGGCCCACGGCAGCGCAGACCAGTAAATTGCCGATAGTGGAGAGAAAGGCAATGATGAGCTCAGCTGCCATGTACGCCACATTAGGGGAAATCACCAAGTCAGCAGGCGGAGGTGAAAGAGAAgttaaagaggaggaggtggaggaaggagTGGTGGAGttgtggagagaggaagagggatggGATGAGTTTCTCATTGGGCGGAAAGAGTCGAGGTTCAACAATGATGTGGTGTTCTCCATTATTCCTCTAAAGAGAGAAGTAATGTTCAAGTCAGAAGTCACTCTAAGCCGTTCAGCAGGACGATGAAATGTGACAAAGCAACACAATTACTCACCAACCTTCAGCAGTGTGGTTCTTCCTCAAACAACAGTTATTACTCACAAAACTAAGGAGTCCATCAATGTTAGTGTGACAACCTGATACAGTACGTCTGTCCTCACATTAAAGATCGCACACTTCTGTTTGAACAAGTCTGGAGGACGCTGTTTTATAGAATTCCCTTCTTCCCTCTTGATGTCAGTTGCTGTCTGATAAGGGAtgtttgtcttgtttatttTGCACCCCGAAGGATCAGACGGAGACCGTCTGGCACCGGATGGTCATTATTTGATATGTGTGTCTGGTCTCTGAGGAGGGCTAATAAATCTTTCTTGTCAGGGCAGGTTGGATGATATCAGCATTGACACctgggattgtgtgtgtgtgtgtgtgtgtgtgtgtgtccgtgtgtgtgtgtgtgtgtgtgtgtgtgtgtgtgtgtgtgtgtgtgtccgtgtgtgtgtgtgtgtgtgtgtgtgtgtgtgtgtgtccgtgtgtgtccaTTAACTGAGGGAGCCCTAATGAATTTGCCTAATGAATAAAGGTGTCAGACTCTGGCTTGTTTATTCCAGATCTTGTCTATTTTCCGGTATCCCTTTTGGCCTCATTTAGGAAGataatttggatgtttttttcgTCCTCTCTTTTGTCTATACTGAACGattaacaaaacaacaaaagttttGAAGAAAGCTATTCTGCCTGCTCTCACAGAAAGCGTAAAGCCGATGAGGTGGATGGAGTatcaaagaaacagaagaaggaggaagatgatgagaagaagaagctggaaGAACAGTTAAAGGTgcctttttaattttattccctattttgcagaaaacatcacattatGCTAGCCGAACATGTTTTTGATATGTTGCTCTGTTTCTCGTGCATCTGTAGAACCAAAGCCAGCTGATTTGGGGAATCAAGGACAAGCTGAAGAAATATTGTTCAACCAACGATatgaaggagctgctgattGCAAATGGCCAGGAGGTTCCCTCTGGAGAGTCCAACGTAAGAGAGCATCGCCTTATTTCACTCCCACTGTATTCAGCAtgaaatagaatttaaaaaatgatcagacccatttttatgtttatgatGAAGGAGAAAATGTATTGTTCAGTCTTTACTGTATATGGGGTTGGGGAGTGTTCACATTTGAACCGGTACTGATACCCAGCGGTACTGTCTTTCAGtacttcactctctctctgtaataACTAATTTTAATTTCAGAACAGGTTGTTATTTGTGCAGAACATTTTAGACACCACACAAAGTAAAACCCATTGCTGcatctagtttttttttaaagtgtatCCACACTGTTCTGCTTTCTCTATAACAAATACTCcagccctctctctcctctcatgtgCTCTCAGGTTATGAAATGTAGCACTGATTGCTATAACATAAATTACTTCTTGGGAGTAACAACAAAGTTCAATTGGTACTCTTCAGAGTACCCAAGCTCAGTTCCCAACCCTAAACATCTGTAGCCACTGTAATACCTGATGCTGTTAAAGTTACTCCTCCATAACACACCAtgtatttgttgtttaattGGCAGGTGGTGGACTGCCTGGCCGACGGCATGGCTTTCGGTGCTCTTGAGCCCTGTAAGGAGTGCATGGGCCAGCTGGTCTTCAAGGGTGATGCTTATTACTGTACAGGAGACATCTCAGCTTGGACAAAGTGTGTGTTCAAAACCACAACACCCTTACGCAAAGACTGGGTCACCCCAAAGGTAGGTCACCTCATTTCAGGGCTCCTTTTGGTTCTTTGTAGAGTAGCAATTTCCATGCTGAATCACCACTGGTGAGCAGTATTTATGGCGGTGTAATGAAGTGCAGTGGTTGCATATTGCAGCTGAGTTATGGTTGTTTCTGGCTATATCGTTTCAGGAATTCCATGAAGTTCCCTTCCtgaaaaaattcaaattcaagcGACAGGACAGGATTTACCCAAAGGAAGCTCCCCCCCAAACAGTGACCACAGCCAAAGCAGAACCCCTGGCGAGTGCATCCAGTGCTCCGACTGAGCGACTGCCAGAGGGCGCGCCTGCAGGTTAGTGAAGAAACCGCTCTGTACGCTCACCTTGTGATTTCATTCAGTTGTTGCGTTTATGAAGcacttaaatttaaattttgaattAACTTTTTAACTCTATCAAAATATCTCTTGAATGAATaagtaaaactgaaatgaataaaacaaagtagAACTGCCATCACTGGTGGAATttgaacacaaaataatgaaaaatgcttCATTCAATGATATCATTTTGtaatatgtatgtttttgtctCTTAGACAAACCTCTCACTGGTATGAAACTGTTGGCTGTGGGCAAGTTGTCCAAGAACAAGGATGATCTAAAGGCTTTTGTGGAGGAGCTGGGTGGAAAGATTACCAGCACAGCCAATAAGGCCTCAGTCTGCCTCAGCACCAAGAGTGAGTAACCAATCACAACTTGAAGAAATACCAATATGTAAGCCAGTCAGTTCACTCAGTTCCTTTCTTAAAGCTTATTGAACCAAATGTAGgaatataatgatgataataatccTTCATGACGTGTAATGCAACATTTCACACCTGCTTCCTCCTCACGCTTTCACAGAGGAGGTAGAGAAGCTGAGTaagaaaatggaggaagtgAGGGACGCCGGTGTGCGCGTGGTCTCCGAGGACTTCCTCACAGACATCAAGTCATCGGGTAAAGCCCTCCAGGAACTGGTCTCCCTGCACGCCATCTCACCCTGGGGTGCCGAGGTCAAAGTCGAGGCTCAAGCGTCATCTGTGGCCTCCAAGTCTGGAACGCTGGCCACTAAGAGCACAGGCagggtgaaggaggaggaaggtaaAGGATATGTGGTGCTGATATTAATGCCTGAGCTTCTACATGTTTGTTAGGTCATGGTTTAGAGGGGTGATTCATCTAGGCTTGTTTTAGCGTTGGACTGTTGTGCTCTTTGGTGtatatttgtaaaaacaattGCATCTACACTATTACAGGTAGTAGCAAAACCAAGAAGATGAAACTCACAGTcaaaggaggagctgctgtggatcCAGATTCAGGTAGCCACGAGTACCCTGCGGTGAAAAGATAATTTATCCATCCCTTGTTTTGGTCTTCTGACACTGACTGATGATTTTGATTTCACAGGTTTGGAGAACAGCGCTCATGTCCTGGAGCAGAACGGGAAGATGTATAGCGCGACTCTGGGTCTTGTGGACATCGTCAGAGGAACTAACTCTTACTAtaaactgcagctgctggaggacgaTGTACAGAAACGGTCAGTGTTGCTGTTATTGTCATAGTGAGGGAAATGATGATATTAACTGCGTTAGAATAATCCCTCTGGCTCAACTCATTTCTAACACTGGCTATCTATCATGCATGTGCAGGTACTGGGTGTTCAGGTCATGGGGCAGAGTGGGCACCACCATTGGAGGCAACAAGCTGGACAAGTTTCACGACAAGAACTCTGCCCTGGACAACTTCCTGGGTGTCTACAAAGAGAAGACGGGCAACGACTGGGGCTCCTCCAACTTCACCAAATATCCCAATAAGTTCTACCCCCTGGAGATAGACTACGGACAGGTACATGCCACACACGCACAACTATAGAGGAGATATCCCGCACTATGTTTCCTGTATCTGACTGCAGTTTGTTCATGTTTCTCGACAGGATGAGGAAGCAGTGAAGAGGCTGACGGCCACCGCTGGTACAAAGTCTAAACTGGCCAAACCAGTCCAAGAGCTAATCAAGACCATCTTTGATGTAGAGAGCATGAAGAAGGCCATGGTGGAGTTTGAGGTAAGACTTGTTTGGATGATATATGTGGCCGATTacatgagagggagagagagaggaaaaacctCATCAGGCAGATCTAGTTTGTTTTCAACGTAAAAATAAATTCCACATCTCAATAAAATGTAGTATTCAAGTGGTATTTCATAGTTCTAGTATCTTATAGTTTTTGTAAAGAAAGTACATTGTGCATTCAACTTTTTGTGTTAATGCAACACCAGTGTGTGCATTATTCTTTTGTGTCCCGCTTGAGCACAGCTTATCTTTCCTTTCTTGTCTGCAGATTGACCTCCAGAAGATGCCCCTTGGGAAGCTGAGTAAGAGGCAGATCCAGAGTGCCTACGCTCTCCTCACTGAAGTACAGCAGGTTGGTAACCCAAAAACTCCTTGTGAGGGTTGTCTCACTATTGTGTGATGGATTTGGGAAATTATGGCAAGGTGTGCTTCTACGGCTGTGTTTGGACCAGATATCCGTAGCGAACCCTCTCCCCTGACCATGAAGTATTTGactacattgttttttttgtatttttttcataggCTGTGTCAGATTGTGTGCCAGAGTCACAGGTACTGGATCTCTCCAATCGCTTCTACACCCTGATACCCCACGACTTTGGCATGAAAAAACCTCCACTGCTCAACAACCTGGACTACATTCAGGTAAGGAGACAAACCCCACATCCTACTGtccagttttctcttttttaataaatggaTTTAGTTTTAATGGATCTCATAACATCCACACGCATCACTGTTCAGGCTAAAGTTCAGATGTTGGACAACCTGTTGGATATTGAAGTGGCATACAGCCTGCTGAGAGGAGGGACCCAGGACAATGAGAACGATCCCATCGACATCAACTATGAGAAACTCAAAACTAAGATTGTGGTGAGGAGTGTAACTCTATGTTTTACTATTTCATTGTATGAAGAGATTATGTATGGAAAGGTTACAGTGGGCTTTATATTGGTTATTTCACAGGTTGTTGACAAGACTTCACGTGAGGCTGAGATCATTAATCAATATGTTAAAAACACCCACGCTGCTACACACAACACTTACACACTGGAAGTGCAAGAGGTAAgtcattttgcttcattttgaaTATAATGTTGCAAAAGCTTAGCTTGTATGAGTCTTTGTTTATAGTTAATGATTCTATATCGAACTTTGTGTAACTTTGGTTTACTTTTTGTTCTCTGTTATGAATTCCCATCTTATTGTGTCtcctgatttttctttttttcttttaatttctttccAATCCTTTTAGATCTTTAAAATTGCTCGAGAGGGAGAGCACCAACGGTACCGTCCCTTTGAGGAGCTACACAATCGGCAGCTACTGTGGCACGGATCTCGCGCCACCAACTACGCTGGTATCTTGTCTCAGGGTCTTCGCATTGCTCCCCCAGAGGCCCCAGTGGTGAGTTTTCATTAGATTTGTTCTTACTCAACAATGAAATCCCTTTGCTTTCATAACTACCTTTGTTCTGCCATGTTGAAGATGATTTTTCTCCCATGCATTTCTGTACTAAActgtcattttgtttatttatttctagaCTGGTTACATGTTTGGCAAAGGTGTGTACTTTGCCGACATGGTGTCTAAGAGCGCAAACTACTGTCACACCTCCCAGTCGGATCCTGTAGGCCTCCTTCTGCTGGCCGAGGTCGCCCTCGGCAACATGTAAGGGACAGTCTCGTGTGGCTTCATCAAATAATGCCAAAATATCAACCTTTTCTTGTGCTTCAAACATATTTGCTGACAGTGTAAGTGAATGTGTCTTGCTCTTAAATGCAGGCATGAATTGAAGAAGGCTTCCCACATTACAAAATTACCCAAAGGCAAGCACAGTGTTAAAGGTgagaaaacttttattttatcttgattattttataaaaaatgtaatttattcatATACTCTTGTGTTTCAACGCTTTCTGGAAAACCTGGTGGCATTTAGTTCCATTTTTGtgcttaaaaacacagaaggtCAAGCTCAGTAATTGGAAATATACCCTTACACAACAGGTGCTCCTATTTCTAAACAGCAGATTAATGTAACTCGTAAGCTGTGCTGCATAAATGTGACTTTTAATGAGTAAAGTTATGTAAATCTTTTACAACACAGAATTCACACACATACCACCCATGTGCTGCTGGGAGAATGTTTTGGCAATAAATGTTATTAATAGTACGGCGAAACATCCGGCAGCTCAACTGCCTCTTGGTAATAATATATCACAGTTTGGTTTGTGCTCTGCTTCAGACGTTCAtacatgtgttgtttttttcctgcaggtgTGGGTAGAACTGCTCCTGATCCGACTGCTTCAGTCAATTTAGACGGGGTGCAAGTGCCTCTGGGAAAAGGATGCCACACCAACATTGATGACACAAGTCTACTGTACAACGAGTATCCTTTAACACTGACCACCTGGTTAATGAATTTGATAATAATGTTGCCAAAGGACCCCACATTTTTCCTGCTTTACCATATAACTGACTATTTCATGGTTTGTAGAAAAGTCCATTCTCACAACGTCATATTTAGACCAATGTTGCCACTCAAGATTGTTCTTGGATGGCTGGTTACATGTGGGCAGGTCTGTGATAACACTCAGCACAGGTTATATTTTCCTGTAACAAGGGTTTCTATCGTCCTTATCGTGTTGTATGTCACTCTGAGGGACCAACGGTGTTTTATACCTGGTTTACATTAGCAATTCTGATATTAACAGACACATAAATCGCTGACTCAGACTGATGGTAGCCACTGCATGTTGAGCTTATGTCAggacaacaataaaaacaaatcttgtTGTCCTAACCATATTCCTTCATAAAATGTAAGATTTACACAACAGGACTGTTAATCCATTATCTCTTACCTTAGATCGTCTCATTTTGTTCACCTCTCATATGTCATGTTTCAACTTCCCCTAATTTCACTGTGCTGGTCATATTATCTGTagtctctgttttctttaaccGCTGCTCCTCCAGATACATTGTCTATGATGTTGCGCAGATACACTTGAAGTATCTCCTGAAGATCAAGTTTAACTACCAGACATCCCTGTGGTGAGAGGGGCTGTTTGCCAACCCTCCTTGGTGAAAGCAAAAGACCACCGTTGCCTCCAAACGCCTGGGCTTCAttctctgcagcagaaaatgtttggcAAGGAGCGACACTAAACCACGCTTTACAATGGTCATTGGAAATCTCTAGTCACTTTATTGCTTTTTCATCAGGTGTACTAGCTGGCAGCCTTCCTTAGTAATGCATTAGGTACTCAAATACCTACTTCAGAGTTGCTCACAGGACAGATACAGAAATCAGAGCTCCATATAGTGGTTGAAGCACATGATGCATATGACATAGAAAGGTTTTGGGTTTCAGACATTAGAAGTTTTCTGTCTCTCGTGGTAATCTTGATTTCAGAAGGACTTTATTTCATCATTCTGTAATAAACCTGTAGTTAATAAGGCATAGACCTGCAAATCTAGAGGAGAGTTGAGTTGTGAGCAACCAACCTGCAGacataaacaaagaaatgttattttgctAGGGTTCCTCACTAAAATGGCCGCTAAGATGAACATTTTGTAGACTGTTGGGTTCAGAGATACAGTACAAGGTCTGACATGTAcatatttgatttgttgtttgt
Above is a genomic segment from Pempheris klunzingeri isolate RE-2024b chromosome 18, fPemKlu1.hap1, whole genome shotgun sequence containing:
- the parp1 gene encoding poly [ADP-ribose] polymerase 1, producing the protein MADSQEDKLYKAEYAKSGRASCKKCKENIAKDSLRMAIMVQSPMFDGKVPHWHHFSCFWQRAAAQSTADIAGYSDLRWEDQEKVKKAIESGGAAGGKGDQKSGAKGEKTLNDFAVEYAKSNRSTCKGCEQKIDKDHIRISKKTVDPEKPQLGLIDRWYHTACFVNRREELAFKPEYTAAQLKGFNALRTEDKEELKKRLPTVKTEGKRKADEVDGVSKKQKKEEDDEKKKLEEQLKNQSQLIWGIKDKLKKYCSTNDMKELLIANGQEVPSGESNVVDCLADGMAFGALEPCKECMGQLVFKGDAYYCTGDISAWTKCVFKTTTPLRKDWVTPKEFHEVPFLKKFKFKRQDRIYPKEAPPQTVTTAKAEPLASASSAPTERLPEGAPADKPLTGMKLLAVGKLSKNKDDLKAFVEELGGKITSTANKASVCLSTKKEVEKLSKKMEEVRDAGVRVVSEDFLTDIKSSGKALQELVSLHAISPWGAEVKVEAQASSVASKSGTLATKSTGRVKEEEGSSKTKKMKLTVKGGAAVDPDSGLENSAHVLEQNGKMYSATLGLVDIVRGTNSYYKLQLLEDDVQKRYWVFRSWGRVGTTIGGNKLDKFHDKNSALDNFLGVYKEKTGNDWGSSNFTKYPNKFYPLEIDYGQDEEAVKRLTATAGTKSKLAKPVQELIKTIFDVESMKKAMVEFEIDLQKMPLGKLSKRQIQSAYALLTEVQQAVSDCVPESQVLDLSNRFYTLIPHDFGMKKPPLLNNLDYIQAKVQMLDNLLDIEVAYSLLRGGTQDNENDPIDINYEKLKTKIVVVDKTSREAEIINQYVKNTHAATHNTYTLEVQEIFKIAREGEHQRYRPFEELHNRQLLWHGSRATNYAGILSQGLRIAPPEAPVTGYMFGKGVYFADMVSKSANYCHTSQSDPVGLLLLAEVALGNMHELKKASHITKLPKGKHSVKGVGRTAPDPTASVNLDGVQVPLGKGCHTNIDDTSLLYNEYIVYDVAQIHLKYLLKIKFNYQTSLW
- the adorb1a gene encoding adenosine A2c receptor: MAAELIIAFLSTIGNLLVCAAVGLNRKLRTVTNYFLVSLAVADICVGTIAIPCAILTDVGLPRHNLYLCLLMLSVLIMFTQSSIFSLLAVAVERYVAIFMPFRYHALMRPRNALFLILTTWLLAFLIGLVPLMGWHKTPPDSGYCFFVLVVDMTYMVYFNFFACVLTPLVIMFLIYAQIFVTVKRQMRRIAAEQGGRGEGQVRAAASTRREMKTATSLFLVLFLFTVCWMPLHVINCFLLLCPRCPVPLELLLTAIILSHANSAVNPFLYAYTMRAFRDTFKAIFLCCRMVGDREASNVTNGDGREGAADQNTHQT